In a genomic window of Myotis daubentonii chromosome X, mMyoDau2.1, whole genome shotgun sequence:
- the KRBOX4 gene encoding KRAB domain-containing protein 4 — MVGNMGSVSFEDVAVDFTRQEWHRLDPAQRTMHKDVMLENYSNLASVGLCVAKPEMIFKLERGEELWILGEESSGHGYPGE; from the exons ATGGTGGGGAACATG GGATCTGTATCTTTCGAGGATGTGGCTGTGGATTTTACCCGACAGGAGTGGCACAGACTGGACCCTGCTCAGAGGACCATGCACAAGgatgtgatgctggagaactacAGCAACCTGGCATCTGTGG GCCTCTGCGTGGCCAAACCAGAGATGATCTTCAAGTTGGAGCGAGGCGAAGAGCTGTGGATATTAGGGGAGGAATCCTCAGGCCATGGTTACCCAGGTGAGTGA
- the ZNF157 gene encoding LOW QUALITY PROTEIN: zinc finger protein 157 (The sequence of the model RefSeq protein was modified relative to this genomic sequence to represent the inferred CDS: inserted 2 bases in 1 codon) yields MWPGKTFLHKTIQTLDQTLEYNGCGKVFYKKTGFVGHKRTHTGDKNFECHECGKTYCRKSNLIEHLRIHTGERPYKCNDCAKTFSARSYLIAHHKTHTGEKPFKCNECGKSFGRKSQLILHQRTHTGERPYECTECRKTFSEKATLTIHQRTHTGEKPYECSECGRKFHVKISLTQHQRTHTGEKPYECGDCGKNFRAKKSLNQHQRTHTGEKPYKCEECGKFFRMKTTLNNHQRTHTGEKPYQCNECGKSFRVHSSLGIHQRIHTGEKPYECSKCGNAFYVKARLIEHQRMHSGEKPYECSECGKIFSMKKSXCQHQKTHTGEKPYECGECGNAFYLKVRLIEHQRIHTGERPFECQKCGKAFCRKAHLTEHQRTH; encoded by the exons ATGTGGCCAGGGAAGACTTTTTTG CATAAGACAATTCAAACTTTGGATCAAACTCTTGAATACAATGGGTGTGGGAAAGTCTTCTACAAGAAAACGGGCTTTGTTGGGCATAAAAGAACACACACAGGAGATAAAAACTTTGAATGTCATGAATGTGGGAAAACTTACTGTAGGAAATCAAACCTTATTGAACATCTGAGAATACACACAGGGGAGAGACCCTATAAATGTAATGACTGTGCAAAAACCTTTAGTGCAAGATCATACCTCATTGCTCATCATAAAACTCACACAGGGGAGAAGCCCtttaaatgtaatgaatgtgggaaatcttttggTAGGAAGTCACAACTCATTCTACATCAGAGAACACACACAGGAGAGAGGCCCTATGAATGTACTGAATGTAGGAAAACCTTTTCTGAGAAGGCAACCCTCACCATTCATCAGAGAACTCACACcggggagaaaccctatgaatgtagtgaatgtggaagAAAATTTCACGTTAAGATATCTCTTACCCAACACCAGAGAACTCACACcggggagaaaccctatgaatgtggTGACTGTGGGAAAAACTTCCGTGCGAAGAAATCTCTAAAtcaacaccagagaacacacacaGGTGAGAAACCCTATAAATGTGAAGAATGTGGGAAATTCTTTAGAATGAAGACGACTCTCAATAATCATCAGAGAACTCACACAGGTGAAAAACCCTAtcaatgtaatgaatgtgggaaatcttttagggTGCACTCATCTCTGGGGATACATCAGCGaattcacacaggagagaaaccttatgaatgtagtaaATGTGGTAATGCCTTCTATGTTAAAGCACGCCTCATTGAACACCAGAGAATGCAttcaggagagaaaccctatgaatgtagtgaatgtggaaaaatCTTTAGTATGAAGAAATC TTGTCAACACCAGAAaactcacactggagagaaaccttatgaatgtggtgaatgtggaaatGCCTTTTATTTGAAAGTACGCCTCATTGAACATCAGCGAATTCACACAGGAGAGAGACCCTTTGAATGTCAgaaatgtgggaaagccttctgCCGTAAAGCACACCTCACAGAGCATCAGAGAACTCATTAG